In one Hypomesus transpacificus isolate Combined female chromosome 18, fHypTra1, whole genome shotgun sequence genomic region, the following are encoded:
- the LOC124480380 gene encoding uncharacterized protein LOC124480380 isoform X2 yields MDSSPVLRQQSQNKIQNDHSRMQNGFNKMTGDPTSSKYLSVPHLTKRGIENKDPAGSEKAPGRPGISRLPVLAKSLKLQAPTDFTQSHRRWDENPLSGKAKTKKQRTKPVPFNFSHPKAHGMVENQRPAVHPISRAGLQATQPVTSSTTDHTNPPGIVSATQRPNKFKSRVEHSPHVTPGQHLAALKARPSTLSQSNRGLCNGRKGPLKHQTTSAHISESQPQTFSKNCTVTGAGHPRHGQAPSTFDPMSVGLPTALSGLSKVLNCATASAQPAFTSESCLKHLNMLSLKELPKTLHDDPSLQSAASVQVLSGTAGSGEMFCPDLGAKHRILQNEQVSEGGAQGTPGSCQAWNFLPQRVSVMKSRQKNKPSAGLSRAVQFSPDPAALSSILQNEGVKAGGTLGATPSRSVCPSGRATSIYTAQRVPVTKSRAEASAGPMVMALNQTPARKWSPQRVPDTRHHSLSMRKLMSAHRTPHAGPPSLRGVQGHTKDKEEVVQQLFKETDQEEEEQAEEEIRDQETGAGQPPQQTCTTESSQTQSTAGQSRSLEDRQAEKSRERGQPSLQAPHRESVIFFSTGKLLLRSAPEQGTSAAASQQPPSVCPDSPSGSHTPSTSLPAGQSNQRRGVVQKAGALSSAAALLRRRLPPFEEMQLDGEVATYAHDPPSFCSLQRRCGDPVASYLHWQDYTSFVPVIDDPSGPAYSSPSPLWER; encoded by the exons ATGGATTCCTCCCCAGTACTTCGCCAGCAAAGTCAGAACAAAATTCAGAATGATCATTCAAG AATGCAGAACGGGTTTAACAAAATGACCGGAGACCCAACGTCTTCTAAATACCTGTCGGTGCCTCACCTTACCAAACGAGGTATAGAGAACAAGGACCCAGCTGGCTCTGAAAAAGCACCTGGAAGACCTGGTATAAGCAGACTGCCTGTGCTTGCCAAGTCCCTGAAACTCCAAGCACCCACTGACTTCACTCAATCCCACAGGAGATGGGACGAAAATCCCCTTTCA GGTAAAGCTAAGACGAAGAAGCAACGTACCAAGCCTGTCCCATTCAACTTCTCCCATCCTAAGGCTCACGGAATGGTAGAAAATCAAAGGCCAGCAGTTCATCCTATCTCAAGAGCAGGTCTTCAAGCCACCCAGCCTGTAACCTCTAGCACCACAGATCATACAAATCCACCAGGGATTGTTTCAGCCACTCAAAGACCCAACAAATTCAAGTCAAGAGTTGAGCATTCTCCACATGTAACTCCTGGCCAGCATTTGGCTGCACTAAAAGCAAGACCATCCACGTTGTCACAGTCCAATAGGGGGCTATGCAATGGAAGAAAGGGGCCTTTGAAACACCAGACAACCAGTGCTCATATCTCTGAGTCTCAACCTCAAACATTTTCCAAAAACTGCACAGTAACTGGAGCAGGACACCCCAGGCATGGCCAGGCTCCAAGTACTTTTGACCCCATGTCAGTGGGTTTACCGACTGCTTTGTCTGGTCTAAGCAAAGTTCTGAATTGTGCCACTGCCTCCGCTCAGCCAGCCTTTACCTCAGAGTCCTGCTTGAAACATTTGAACATGCTCAGCCTCAAAGAACTCCCCAAGACCCTGCATGATGACCCGTCTCTGCAGTCAGCTGCCAGTGTCCAGGTGTTGAGTGGGACAGCAG GGAGTGGAGAGATGTTCTGTCCTGACCTTGGAGCCAAACACAGGATCCTCCAGAATGAACAAGTGTCTGAAGGGGGAGCTCAAGGTACTCCTGGCTCCTGTCAAGCCTGGAACTTCTTG CCACAGAGAGTGTCCGTGATGAAGAGTCGACAGAAGAACAAGCCCTCCGCAG GTCTGTCCAGAGCAGTGCAGTTCTCCCCGGACCCCGCTGCCTTGAGCAGTATTCTGCAGAACGAGGGGGTGAAGGCTGGAGGAACCCTGGGGGCCACACCCAGCAGGTCTGTCTGCCCCTCAGGCAGGGCCACCTCCATCTACACT GCTCAGAGAGTACCTGTCACAAAGAGCCGTGCCGAGGCCTCAGCAGGTCCTATGG TGATGGCTCTCAACCAGACCCCGGCAAGGAAATGGAGCCCTCAGCGAGTTCCCGACACCAGGCATCATTCTCTGTCTATG AGGAAGCTTATGTCTGCACACCGGACCCCCCACGCCGGCCCTCCCAGCCTCAGGGGAGTCCAGGGCCACACGAAGGACAAGGAG GAGGTTGTTCAGCAGCTGTTTAAAGAGACCGAccaagaggaggaagaacaggCAGAGGAAGAAATCAGGGACCAGGAGACAGGAGCAGGCCAACCTCCACAGCAGACCTGCACT ACTGAATCCTCCCAAACACAGTCCACGGCTGGGCAGAGCCGGAGcctggaagacagacaggcagagaagagcagagaaaggggacagCCTTCACTCCAGGCTCCGCACAGAGAATCGGTTATTTTCTTCTCGACTGGCAAGCTGCTGCTGCGTTCGGCACCGGAGCAGGGTACCAGCGCAGCGGCGAGTCAGcagcctccctctgtctgtccagaCAGCCcttcagggtcacacacacccagcacttCTCTCCCCGCTGGGCAAAGCAACCAACGTAGAG GTGTCGTGCAGAAGGCTGGTGCTCTGAGCTCCGCCGCGGCCCTCCTCCGCCGCCGCCTGCCGCCATTCGAGGAGATGCAGCTAGATGGGGAGGTAGCCACCTACGCCCAcgaccctccctccttctgctccCTGCAGAGACGCTGTGGAGACCCTGTAGCCTCTTACCTACACTGGCAAGATTACACT AGTTTTGTGCCAGTCATCGATGATCCCTCTGGCCCCGCCTACTCCAGTCCCTCTCCACTGTGGGAGAGATGA
- the LOC124480380 gene encoding uncharacterized protein LOC124480380 isoform X1, translated as MDSSPVLRQQSQNKIQNDHSRMQNGFNKMTGDPTSSKYLSVPHLTKRGIENKDPAGSEKAPGRPGISRLPVLAKSLKLQAPTDFTQSHRRWDENPLSGKAKTKKQRTKPVPFNFSHPKAHGMVENQRPAVHPISRAGLQATQPVTSSTTDHTNPPGIVSATQRPNKFKSRVEHSPHVTPGQHLAALKARPSTLSQSNRGLCNGRKGPLKHQTTSAHISESQPQTFSKNCTVTGAGHPRHGQAPSTFDPMSVGLPTALSGLSKVLNCATASAQPAFTSESCLKHLNMLSLKELPKTLHDDPSLQSAASVQVLSGTAGSGEMFCPDLGAKHRILQNEQVSEGGAQGTPGSCQAWNFLPQRVSVMKSRQKNKPSAGLSRAVQFSPDPAALSSILQNEGVKAGGTLGATPSRSVCPSGRATSIYTAQRVPVTKSRAEASAGPMGLSRAVQFSPDPAALSSILQNEGVKAGGTLGATPSRSVCPSGRATSIYTAQRVPVTKSRAEASAGPMVMALNQTPARKWSPQRVPDTRHHSLSMRKLMSAHRTPHAGPPSLRGVQGHTKDKEEVVQQLFKETDQEEEEQAEEEIRDQETGAGQPPQQTCTTESSQTQSTAGQSRSLEDRQAEKSRERGQPSLQAPHRESVIFFSTGKLLLRSAPEQGTSAAASQQPPSVCPDSPSGSHTPSTSLPAGQSNQRRGVVQKAGALSSAAALLRRRLPPFEEMQLDGEVATYAHDPPSFCSLQRRCGDPVASYLHWQDYTSFVPVIDDPSGPAYSSPSPLWER; from the exons ATGGATTCCTCCCCAGTACTTCGCCAGCAAAGTCAGAACAAAATTCAGAATGATCATTCAAG AATGCAGAACGGGTTTAACAAAATGACCGGAGACCCAACGTCTTCTAAATACCTGTCGGTGCCTCACCTTACCAAACGAGGTATAGAGAACAAGGACCCAGCTGGCTCTGAAAAAGCACCTGGAAGACCTGGTATAAGCAGACTGCCTGTGCTTGCCAAGTCCCTGAAACTCCAAGCACCCACTGACTTCACTCAATCCCACAGGAGATGGGACGAAAATCCCCTTTCA GGTAAAGCTAAGACGAAGAAGCAACGTACCAAGCCTGTCCCATTCAACTTCTCCCATCCTAAGGCTCACGGAATGGTAGAAAATCAAAGGCCAGCAGTTCATCCTATCTCAAGAGCAGGTCTTCAAGCCACCCAGCCTGTAACCTCTAGCACCACAGATCATACAAATCCACCAGGGATTGTTTCAGCCACTCAAAGACCCAACAAATTCAAGTCAAGAGTTGAGCATTCTCCACATGTAACTCCTGGCCAGCATTTGGCTGCACTAAAAGCAAGACCATCCACGTTGTCACAGTCCAATAGGGGGCTATGCAATGGAAGAAAGGGGCCTTTGAAACACCAGACAACCAGTGCTCATATCTCTGAGTCTCAACCTCAAACATTTTCCAAAAACTGCACAGTAACTGGAGCAGGACACCCCAGGCATGGCCAGGCTCCAAGTACTTTTGACCCCATGTCAGTGGGTTTACCGACTGCTTTGTCTGGTCTAAGCAAAGTTCTGAATTGTGCCACTGCCTCCGCTCAGCCAGCCTTTACCTCAGAGTCCTGCTTGAAACATTTGAACATGCTCAGCCTCAAAGAACTCCCCAAGACCCTGCATGATGACCCGTCTCTGCAGTCAGCTGCCAGTGTCCAGGTGTTGAGTGGGACAGCAG GGAGTGGAGAGATGTTCTGTCCTGACCTTGGAGCCAAACACAGGATCCTCCAGAATGAACAAGTGTCTGAAGGGGGAGCTCAAGGTACTCCTGGCTCCTGTCAAGCCTGGAACTTCTTG CCACAGAGAGTGTCCGTGATGAAGAGTCGACAGAAGAACAAGCCCTCCGCAG GTCTGTCCAGAGCAGTGCAGTTCTCCCCGGACCCCGCTGCCTTGAGCAGTATTCTGCAGAACGAGGGGGTGAAGGCTGGAGGAACCCTGGGGGCCACACCCAGCAGGTCTGTCTGCCCCTCAGGCAGGGCCACCTCCATCTACACT GCTCAGAGAGTACCTGTCACAAAGAGCCGTGCCGAGGCCTCAGCAGGTCCTATGG GTCTGTCCAGAGCAGTGCAGTTCTCCCCGGACCCCGCTGCCTTGAGCAGTATCCTGCAGAACGAGGGGGTGAAGGCTGGAGGAACCCTGGGGGCCACACCCAGCAGGTCTGTCTGCCCCTCAGGCAGGGCCACCTCCATCTACACT GCTCAGAGAGTACCTGTCACAAAGAGCCGTGCCGAGGCCTCAGCAGGTCCTATGG TGATGGCTCTCAACCAGACCCCGGCAAGGAAATGGAGCCCTCAGCGAGTTCCCGACACCAGGCATCATTCTCTGTCTATG AGGAAGCTTATGTCTGCACACCGGACCCCCCACGCCGGCCCTCCCAGCCTCAGGGGAGTCCAGGGCCACACGAAGGACAAGGAG GAGGTTGTTCAGCAGCTGTTTAAAGAGACCGAccaagaggaggaagaacaggCAGAGGAAGAAATCAGGGACCAGGAGACAGGAGCAGGCCAACCTCCACAGCAGACCTGCACT ACTGAATCCTCCCAAACACAGTCCACGGCTGGGCAGAGCCGGAGcctggaagacagacaggcagagaagagcagagaaaggggacagCCTTCACTCCAGGCTCCGCACAGAGAATCGGTTATTTTCTTCTCGACTGGCAAGCTGCTGCTGCGTTCGGCACCGGAGCAGGGTACCAGCGCAGCGGCGAGTCAGcagcctccctctgtctgtccagaCAGCCcttcagggtcacacacacccagcacttCTCTCCCCGCTGGGCAAAGCAACCAACGTAGAG GTGTCGTGCAGAAGGCTGGTGCTCTGAGCTCCGCCGCGGCCCTCCTCCGCCGCCGCCTGCCGCCATTCGAGGAGATGCAGCTAGATGGGGAGGTAGCCACCTACGCCCAcgaccctccctccttctgctccCTGCAGAGACGCTGTGGAGACCCTGTAGCCTCTTACCTACACTGGCAAGATTACACT AGTTTTGTGCCAGTCATCGATGATCCCTCTGGCCCCGCCTACTCCAGTCCCTCTCCACTGTGGGAGAGATGA